CATCTCCGGTCTCGAACAACCCTCCGTAGAAGTGGTGAAGGCTCTCGAGGAGCAATACGGTCTGGACAAGCCGCTTGTGCTTCAGCTGGGTCTGTATTACAAGAATATCTTCCAGGGAAACCTCGGTTATTCCTTCATATACGGCACCAGCGTGAACGGACTGATCGCGGAGAGGATCGGCGCCACGATTTTACTCACGGTTTCGGCGGCAGTGATAGCCTTCGCTCTCGGAACGCTGATAGCGGTCCTGGTGGGTCGAAGAAAGACCAGGATACTTGACTCGATCTTCTCCGTTCTTTCCTACGTTTTTTATGCCATGCCCTCCTTCTGGCTGGCGCTCGTTATGATACTCCTCTTTTCTTCGACCTTCAAATTGTTTCCGACTTCGGGGATGTTCAACGTCAGGGCCAGTTACGAAGGCTGGGCCAAGATATGGGACATTCTGCACCACCTTTTTCTTCCCTGCCTGACTCTGGCTCTGATCCAGATTCCAGTTTTCTTCAGGGTTACCAGGTCCTCTATAGACCAGGTCAATCAGGACGAGTACATAACGACGTTTACCGCTATCGGCCTTCCTCGGAAAAAGATATACAGGAAGTACGTTCTCAAGAACGCCATATTACCGGGGATCACTATCTTCGGCTTGACCCTCGGATATTCAATAGCCGGCGCGGCGCTCGTGGAGATCGTCTTCGCATGGCCCGGAATGGGCAGATTGATGCTGGATGCGGTCTTCAGAAGGGATTATAATCTGCTGCTCGGTATCTATTTCGTGATGGCCGTCTGTATCTGTGTGGCCATACTTCTCACCGATGTGGTTTACGCGTTTGTAGATCCCAGAATAAGGTATCAGTAGAGGGGTTTTGTTATGATAGTAGAAAATCAAATCTCGTTGAGCAAAAGAGAGAATAAATCACTTAAATACGCGAGGAGTTACTTCTCCAGCGTCAAGGGGACAATAGGGTTCTCGCTGTTGCTTATCTTTGTCTTCATGGCGATCTTTGCGCCGGTGATCGCGCCTTACAGCCCCGACGAGATGACAGACGACGTTCTCAAACCGCCGTCGGCCAAACATCTCTTCGGAACCGACCACCTGGGAAGAGATATTTACAGCCGGGTCGTCTTCGGCTCGAGGATCTCGCTTTCAGTAGGCTTCGTAGCGGCCGGCCTTTCGGCCGTGATCGGTGTTTTGATCGGCTCTTTCTCGGGCTTTTACGGAGGAATCACCGACGATATAGTGAGCAAGATAGTGGATACTTTTCTGATGATCCCATCCTTCTTTTTGATTCTGATCATCGTCTCGATCTTCGGAAGCAACATACTCTACATAATGTTCGTGATAGGACTGACCACCTGGCCGGGAAATGCCAGGCTCATGAGGGCTCAGGCGCTCTCGATAAGGGAGCGGACCTTCATCATGGTGGCCAGATCGACCGGTGAGTCCAGGATCAGGATACTGTTCGGTCACGTTATCCCGAACGGCGTTTTTCCTGTGATAGCCAATTCGGCTCTCCAGATGGGCGGAGCCATACTGACCGAGGCCTCGTTGAGTTTTCTCGGTCTGGGAGATCCGAACCTCACCAGCTGGGGAAAGTTGATCTTTCAGGGAAGGCCGTACATGACTTTTGCGCCCTGGATGATAATCATTCCGGGTATCTTCGTCGTCCTCGCCGTTCTGGCTTTCTCTTTCATAGGAGATGGCCTCCAGTTCACGTTCAATCCCAAAAACAGGAAGGGTGAATAATATGCCTTTGCTTCAGATGAAGAACGTGAATATAAATTACAGACTGAAGAACAGACAGGTGAGGGCCGTGCGCGACTTCACGCTGGATATAAACGAGGGAGACATAGTAGGAGTGATAGGCGAATCGGGATCTGGAAAGAGCACGCTCGCACACGGTCTGATGCGTATTCTCCCGGGAAATGGTTACTTGGAGGCTTCGACGATTACTCTTAACGGCAAGGATATACTGAACATCTCCGATAGCGAGTTCAGGAAATTGCGCTGGGTGGAGATGTCCATCGTCTTCCAGAAAGCCATGAGTGCCCTCAGCCCGGTACACAAGATATTCGGCCAGATGTACGATGCCATTCTCGCCCATAAACCCGAGACGGGAAAAGAAGAGGCGATCAAGAAGCTGGAGAAGCTACTGGCGGTGGTCAACCTGCCCCGCAAGGCGCTCGATATGTATCCCCACGAACTGAGCGGGGGAATGATGCAGAGGATGATGATATCTCTGGGCCTTATATTCAACCCGAAATTGGTGATTCTGGACGAGGTGACCACTGCGCTGGATGTTATAACCCAGGGTCAACTTTTGGATGAAATCAAGAGACTGGTCAAAGAGTTCGGCCTGACGGTCATGATGATCACACACGATATAGGAGTTGTGAACGAGCTCTGCACGAAGATAGCGATTCTTTAC
This portion of the Mesotoga infera genome encodes:
- a CDS encoding ABC transporter ATP-binding protein; its protein translation is MPLLQMKNVNINYRLKNRQVRAVRDFTLDINEGDIVGVIGESGSGKSTLAHGLMRILPGNGYLEASTITLNGKDILNISDSEFRKLRWVEMSIVFQKAMSALSPVHKIFGQMYDAILAHKPETGKEEAIKKLEKLLAVVNLPRKALDMYPHELSGGMMQRMMISLGLIFNPKLVILDEVTTALDVITQGQLLDEIKRLVKEFGLTVMMITHDIGVVNELCTKIAILYAGELLEYGDVKDVIFKPLNPYTKALVESHPDLNPHGGGLRGIPGTLPDLSNPPEGCIFYDRCTCRLDRCREEKPELRDFNNRKVKCFKAGEFNG
- a CDS encoding ABC transporter permease, which encodes MSSFARYIIRRSLSIVPMVLLIIALNFFIIHLAPGNPAQLISGLEQPSVEVVKALEEQYGLDKPLVLQLGLYYKNIFQGNLGYSFIYGTSVNGLIAERIGATILLTVSAAVIAFALGTLIAVLVGRRKTRILDSIFSVLSYVFYAMPSFWLALVMILLFSSTFKLFPTSGMFNVRASYEGWAKIWDILHHLFLPCLTLALIQIPVFFRVTRSSIDQVNQDEYITTFTAIGLPRKKIYRKYVLKNAILPGITIFGLTLGYSIAGAALVEIVFAWPGMGRLMLDAVFRRDYNLLLGIYFVMAVCICVAILLTDVVYAFVDPRIRYQ
- a CDS encoding ABC transporter permease; the protein is MIVENQISLSKRENKSLKYARSYFSSVKGTIGFSLLLIFVFMAIFAPVIAPYSPDEMTDDVLKPPSAKHLFGTDHLGRDIYSRVVFGSRISLSVGFVAAGLSAVIGVLIGSFSGFYGGITDDIVSKIVDTFLMIPSFFLILIIVSIFGSNILYIMFVIGLTTWPGNARLMRAQALSIRERTFIMVARSTGESRIRILFGHVIPNGVFPVIANSALQMGGAILTEASLSFLGLGDPNLTSWGKLIFQGRPYMTFAPWMIIIPGIFVVLAVLAFSFIGDGLQFTFNPKNRKGE